A region from the Candidatus Manganitrophaceae bacterium genome encodes:
- a CDS encoding DNA-binding protein, producing the protein MEVEKMEKRLLRVPEAAARLAIRESTIRKWIILKKISVVRIGRTVTIPEESIEKIIRDGYSAALPEG; encoded by the coding sequence ATGGAGGTAGAGAAAATGGAAAAAAGACTACTGCGTGTGCCGGAAGCGGCGGCCCGGCTTGCAATTCGTGAATCGACAATCAGGAAATGGATAATTTTGAAGAAGATTAGCGTCGTACGCATCGGGCGCACGGTTACCATCCCGGAAGAGAGTATTGAAAAAATAATCCGTGACGGCTATTCAGCCGCCTTACCGGAGGGATAG